In the Brassica napus cultivar Da-Ae chromosome A7, Da-Ae, whole genome shotgun sequence genome, one interval contains:
- the LOC106354810 gene encoding protein HEADING DATE REPRESSOR 1-like: MEKGAGFEGDNMKKKKTVGDGFVGGFFPVSTTKIAWKSRKRSTSVNSDKALETAMEVTPEKDESTTTAMETDKAGEPMTTTTPPVLSEKRKALFEPLEPITNLNGKRPTTDADSLLPPPDFESANYPKGWLIGKKRKLVNVDVVESMRRIAVQEMNRKDREIDGLNEQLEEDSRCLEHLQLQLLQERSKRTEIERENTMLKEQVDMLVNMIHQEDEEEVAEEP, translated from the exons ATGGAGAAAGGAGCTGGATTCGAGGGAGACaatatgaaaaagaagaagacagtTGGTGATGGTTTTGTCGGCGGTTTTTTCCCTGTCTCTACCACCAAGATCGCGTGGAAGTCAAGGAAAAGATCAA CATCTGTGAACTCAGACAAAGCACTGGAGACTGCTATGGAGGTCACACCAGAGAAGGATGAGTCAACAACAACAGCAATGGAAACCGATAAAGCTGGGGAACCAATGACCACCACAACCCCTCCTGTTCTGTCCGAGAAAAGAAAAGCTCTGTTTGAGCCACTCGAACCCATCACAAACTTGAACGGAAAGCGACCAACAACAGATGCTGATTCCCTCTTGCCACCGCCAGATTTCGAGTCTGCAAACTATCCTAAAGGCTGGTTGATCGGTAAGAAGAGGAAGCTGGTGAATGTTGATGTGGTTGAGAGCATGCGAAGAATCGCTGTCCAAGAAATGAACCGAAAG GATCGAGAGATAGATGGGTTAAACGAGCAGCTAGAAGAAGACTCGCGCTGCTTAGAGCATCTGCAACTCCAGCTGCTACAAGAGAGAAGCAAGAGAACAGAGATTGAAAGAGAGAACACAATGTTGAAAGAGCAAGTTGATATGCTTGTCAACATGATACAccaagaagacgaagaagaagtagCAGAAGAACCATAA
- the LOC106354811 gene encoding pre-mRNA-splicing factor CWC22 homolog has protein sequence MGRHDSSSEEEERARRRRRDRSPDVRRSRTETEEVGRRVRVSDDDDDHKSSRRDLEIGRVADVKADSSSDEESARLSRKNRREVDSDSDDGRERRVSKGRSKGRVRADTSSDEEEEKHLSKVAEDGQKSRRGLDDEGGDLKDDYESRGRRRSPKGREKHDRERGHRGSRVIADKPSDDEDDDRQNSRRGGRESERMRRDHHASDDDEEGEIRSGGRGRERTDRGNESLLKRDRRERDWSDGHRRDRYRRDDGGRDDKERRHNDRYDDSQRDKLRKEDSRKREEKSEVAKPKLPELNPSDSNAIALGKTGGVYIPPFKLARMMKEVEDKSSVEYQRLTWDALRKSINGLVNKVNASNIKNIIPELFAENLIRGRGLFCRSCMKSQMASPGFTDVFAALVAVINAKFPEVAELLLKRVVLQLKRAYKRNDKPQLLAAVKFIAHLVNQQVAEELIALELVSVLLEVPTDDSVEVAVGFVTECGAMLQDVTPKGLHGIFERFRGILHEGDIDKRVQYLIEGLFAIRKAKFQGHPAVRPELDLVEEKYSHDLSIDDEVNPETSLDVFKPDPDFVENEKKYEALKKELLGEDESEDEDGSDASSDDNDEEEDESDEEDEEQMRIRDETETNLVNLRRTIYLTIMSSVDFEEAGHKLLKIKLEPGQEMELCIMLLECCSQERTYLRYYGLLGQRFCMINKIHQENFEKCFVQQYSMIHRLETNKLRNVAKFFAHLLGTDALPWHVLAYIRLTEEDTTSSSRIFIKILFQELSEHLGIRLLNERLQDPTMQESLESIFPKDNPKNTRFAINFFTSIGLGGITENLREYLKNMPRLIMQQQKQVAESESESSSGSDSSSSESESESSSSSSDESDREKKRKRRRA, from the exons ATGGGTAGGCACGATAGTTCATCCGAGGAAGAGGAGAGAgcgagaaggagaagaagagacagAAGCCCTGATGTTAGGCGCTCGAGGACGGAGACCGAAGAGGTTGGTCGTCgtgttagggtttctgatgaCGATGACGACCATAAGAGCTCGCGAAGAGATCTCGAGATTGGTCGTGTTGCAGATGTGAAAGCAGATAGCTCTTCTGATGAGGAATCAGCTCGGCTGTCTAGAAAGAATCGTAGAGAAGTAGACTCTGATTCTGATGATGGTCGTGAGAGGAGGGTGAGTAAAGGAAGAAGTAAGGGTAGAGTTAGAGCTGACACTTCTtctgatgaagaagaggagaagcatCTTTCAAAGGTTGCTGAAGATGGACAAAAGAGTCGTAGGGGTTTGGACGATGAAGGTGGTGATTTGAAGGATGATTATGAAAGCAGAGGAAGGAGGAGAAGCCCCAAAGGCAGGGAGAAGCATGATAGGGAGAGGGGTCATAGGGGTAGTAGGGTCATAGCTGATAAGCCttctgatgatgaagatgatgatagGCAAAATAGCAGGAGAGGTGGGCGAGAAAGCGAGAGGATGCGTAGAGATCATCATGCATCTGATGACGATGAGGAAGGTGAGATTAGGAGCGgggggagagggagagagaggacTGATAGAGGTAATGAAAGTCTCTTGAAGAGGGatcggagagagagagactggtCTGATGGGCATCGTAGGGATAGGTATCGGAGGGACGATGGAGGTAGAGATGATAAGGAGAGGCGACACAATGATAGATATGACGATAGTCAAAGAGACAAGTTGAGAAAGGAAGACAGCAGGAAAAGGGAAGAGAAGAGTGAAGTTGCAAAGCCCAAGTTGCCAGAACTCAATCCATCTGATAGCAATGCTATTGCTTTGGGAAAAACTGGCGGGGTTTATATTCCTCCGTTCAAGCTGGCACGCATGATGAAGGAGGTGGAAGACAAGAGCAGTGTAGAGTATCAACGTCTTACATGGGACGCTCTCCGTAAAAGTATTAACGGGCTGGTGAACAAGGTTAATGCAAGCAACATCAAGAACATAATCCCTGAACTGTTTGCTGAAAACCTCATCAGGGGAAGGGGACTTTTTTGCCGTTCGTGTATGAAGTCTCAAATGGCGTCCCCTGGATTCACGGATGTCTTTGCAGCTTTGGTCGCTGTAATTAACGCCAAATTTCCTGAAGTTGCTGAACTTCTACTGAAGAGGGTCGTGTTGCAGCTAAAGAGAGCGTATAAGCGTAATGACAag CCTCAGTTGCTCGCTGCCGTGAAATTCATAGCACATCTAGTAAACCAGCAAGTCGCCGAGGAGCTCATTGCACTTGAATTAGTCAGTGTACTTCTGGAAGTCCCAACTGATGACAGTGTCGAGGTGGCTGTTGGATTTGTGACAGAGTGTGGTGCGATGCTTCAGGACGTTACCCCAAAAGGATTGCACG GGATCTTTGAGCGGTTTCGTGGTATTCTCCACGAGGGAGATATCGATAAGAGAGTTCAGTATTTGATTGAAGGGCTCTTTGCTATTAGGAAAGCGAAGTTTcag GGACACCCGGCAGTTCGTCCGGAGCTAGATCTTGTGGAAGAAAAATATTCGCATGATCTATCTATTGATGACGAAGTAAATCCTGAAACCTCTCTGG ATGTTTTCAAACCTGATCCTGACTTCGTTGAGAACGAAAAGAAATACGAGGCGCTGAAGAAGGAGTTACTTGGTGAGGATGAGTCTGAGGATGAAGATGGCTCTGATGCTAGTTCAGATGATAAtgatgaggaggaagatgagtctgatgaagaagatgaagaacagaTGAGGATAAGAGATGAGACAGAGACCAATCTTGTTAACCTTAGGAGGACAATATACTTGACCATAATGTCCAGCGTTGATTTTGAAGAAGCAGGTCACAAGTTACTTAAAATTAAACTTGAACCAGGTCAAGAG ATGGAACTATGCATAATGCTCCTTGAGTGTTGCTCTCAGGAGAGAACATATCTGCGGTACTACGGTTTGCTGGGTCAGCGTTTCTGTATGATCAACAAAATTCATCAAGAGAATTTTGAGAAATGTTTTGTTCAGCAGTACTCCATGATCCACAGACTTGAGACGAACAAGCTGCGTAATGTGGCTAAGTTTTTCGCCCATTTACTGGGCACAGATGCACTCCCCTGGCACGTGCTTGCCTACATTCGGCTTACTGAGGAGGACACAACTTCATCGTCCCGTATCTTCATTAAGATCCTTTTCCAG GAATTGTCAGAACACTTGGGGATTAGGCTGCTTAATGAGAGGCTTCAGGATCCAACAATGCAGGAATCACTTGAATCAATCTTCCCTAAAGATAACCCAAAGAACACGAGGTTTGCGATCAACTTCTTTACCTCAATTGGTCTTGGAGGCATCACAGAGAATCTCAGAGAGTACCTGAAGAACATGCCACGCCTCATCATGCAACAACAGAAGCAAGTTGCggaatcagaatcagaatcatCGTCTGGCTCAGACAGTTCTAGTTCCGAGTCTGAATCTGAGTCGTCTTCTTCTAGTTCGGATGAAAGCGacagagagaagaagaggaagcgaAGAAGAGCTTAA
- the LOC111199331 gene encoding chaperone protein dnaJ 8, chloroplastic, with translation MTIALTIGGNGFSGLPGSSFSSASSSLRLKNSRRKNTKMLNRKGVVCSSSSVMDPYKTLRIRPDSSEYEVKQAFRQLAKKYHPDVCRGSNCGVQFQTINEAYDIVLKQIKNQMEGTEEFQPFDVYDEGFNGMNDPDCDTWEEWMGWEGAGTRDYSSHVNPYA, from the exons ATGACTATTGCTTTAACGATCGGAGGAAACGGGTTCTCGGGTCTGCCCGGATCTTCGTTCTCCTCAGCTTCTTCATCGCTTCGATTGAAGAACAGCAGACGAAAGAACACGAAGATGCTGAACAGGAAAGGAGTCGTCTGTTCTTCGTCTTCTGTAATGGATCCGTACAAGACCCTCAGGATCCGACCAGATTCGTCTGAATACGAGGTCAAGCAAGCTTTCAGACAACTCGCCAAAAAG TATCATCCTGATGTTTGTAGAGGAAGCAACTGTGGAGTGCAGTTTCAGACAATCAACGAAGCTTACGAT aTTGTGTTGAAGCAAATAAAGAATCAGATGGAGGGAACAGAGGAGTTTCAGCCATTCGATGTCTACGACGAGGGATTCAACGGGATGAATGATCCAGATTGTGACACGTGGGAGGAATGGATGGGGTGGGAAGGTGCAGGAACCAGAGACTACTCCTCTCACGTGAATCCTTACGCTTGA
- the LOC106354814 gene encoding magnesium transporter MRS2-10-like, whose amino-acid sequence MSDLKDRLLPPPLRGDSFSRPSSSGRQPLLGLDVSGLKKRGQGLKSWIRVDTFANTQLIEVDKFSMMRRCDLPARDLRLLDPLFVYPSTILGRERAIVVNLEQIRCIITADEVLLLNSLDDYVLGYVVELQQRLKASSVGDTSPDYLPFEFRALEVALEAACTFLDAQASELEIEAYPLLDELTSKISTVNLERVRRLKSRLVALTRRVQKVRDEIEQLMDDDGDMAEMYLTEKKKRLEGSLYGDQSLPNDGVSFSAPVSPVSSPPSSRRLEKSLSFARSRPDSAKSSESENENIEELEMLLEAYFVVIDSTLNKLTSLKEYIDDTEDFINIQLDNVRNQLIQFELLLTTATFVVAIFGVVAGIFGMNFEIDLFEQPGAFKWVLTITGVCGVLVFLGFLWFYKSRRLMPL is encoded by the exons ATGTCTGATCTCAAAGATCGTTTGCTTCCTCCACCCCTCAGAGGAGATTCCTTTTCTCGCCCTTCTTCCTCAGGGAGACAGCCTCTCCTCGGACTCGATGTTTCAGGTCTCAAGAAGCGTGGACAAGGTCTCAAGTCCTGGATCCGCGTTGACACTTTTGCTAATACTCAACTCATCGAGGTGGATAAGTTCTCAATGATGCGTAGATGCGACTTGCCTGCACGTGACTTGCGCCTGCTCGATCCTTTGTTCGTGTATCCCTCCACTATCTTAGGGCGAGAGAGGGCTATTGTTGTTAACTTGGAGCAGATCCGTTGTATTATTACTGCGGATGAGGTTTTGTTATTGAATTCTTTAGATGACTATGTCCTTGGCTATGTGGTTGAGCTCCAGCAGAGACTAAAGGCAAGTTCTGTAGGCGACACGTCCCCTGATTACTTGCCTTTCGAGTTCAGGGCCCTTGAGGTTGCTCTCGAAGCTGCTTGTACCTTCCTTGATGCTCAGGCTTCAGAGTTGGAGATTGAGGCGTATCCATTATTGGATGAGCTCACCTCAAAGATCAGTACTGTAAACTTGGAGCGTGTGAGGAGACTGAAGAGCAGACTCGTGGCGTTGACGAGAAGAGTTCAGAAGGTGAGGGATGAGATTGAGCAGTTGATGGACGACGATGGGGATATGGCGGAGATGTATTtaacagagaagaagaagaggttggAAGGTTCTTTGTATGGTGATCAGTCTTTACCTAATGATGGTGTCTCTTTCTCTGCGCCGGTGTCTCCTGTTTCCTCTCCTCCTAGCTCCCGGAGACTTGAGAAAAGCTTGAGCTTTGCGAGGAGCAGGCCTGACAGTGCGAAAAGCTCAGAAAGCGAAAATGAGAATATAGAAGAGCTGGAGATGTTGCTGGAAGCTTACTTTGTTGTCATTGATAGCACTCTCAACAAGCTAACCTCG TTAAAGGAGTACATTGATGATACTGAAGACTTCATCAACATTCAATTG GATAACGTGAGGAATCAGCTGATTCAGTTTGAGCTGCTGCTAACTACTGCGACATTTGTGGTGGCCATCTTTGGGGTTGTGGCAGGGATCTTTGGGATGAATTTTGAGATAGATTTGTTTGAACAGCCTGGCGCTTTCAAATGGGTTTTGACCATTACTGGAGTCTGTGGGGTTCTTGTATTTTTGGGATTCCTCTGGTTCTACAAAAGTAGAAGGCTCATGCCTCTGTGA
- the LOC106354815 gene encoding uncharacterized protein LOC106354815: MGNETKSNGASNMGGGGGFRAKMEHYVYSGEKKHVLAGIGIITIIFGIPWYLMNQGSKHRSHQDYMEKADKARKARLSSSSSSDK; the protein is encoded by the exons ATGGGAAATGAGACCAAGAGCAACGGAGCTTCAAAcatgggaggaggaggaggattcaGGGCAAAGATGGAGCACTATGTCTACAGTGGAGAAAAGAAGCATGTTTTGGCTGGGATCGGgatcatcaccatcatctttGGCATCCCTTGGTATCTCATGAATCAAG GATCAAAGCATCGGTCTCACCAAGATTACATGGAAAAGGCTGATAAAGCTCGTAAAGCCCGTctctcatcatcttcatcctctGACAAGTAG
- the LOC106356069 gene encoding probable N-acetyltransferase HLS1 yields the protein MSSKIAAEVAAAAVVVVREYDEETDKRDVEEMERECDETGPHGKPVMVSDLLGDPVRRVRHFPCHTMLVAEYGEGRKMVGVVRGCVKTVTRGNSIYVKLAYVLGLRVSPSHRNLGIGTKLVQTLEEWFKQQGATYSYMATDCTNESSINLFTKKCSYIKFRTPTMLVQPVHAHSKPICSDITILRLTTKTAESIYTRVFKDSEFFPRDIDAILTSRNSLGTFIAFPKEEHGHKSNRLDRDFPTDYAILSVWSTKDVFRLQMKGVSRLTHACCSGSRLLDSCMPWMKLPSFPNVFDKFWVYFTYGMHMEGRDGPRLMKSLCYFVHNIGRHDGGCGAVATEISPLDPVASAVPHWKRLSWAQDLWCLKKLSDEPELSDWSSSKSSSSNVIFVDPRDI from the exons ATGTCGAGTAAAATAGCGGCGGAGGTAGCTGCGGctgcggtggtggtggtgagagAATACGATGAAGAAACCGACAAGCGTGACGTGGAGGAGATGGAACGTGAATGTGATGAGACCGGACCGCATGGCAAACCGGTGATGGTCTCTGATTTATTAGGAGATCCGGTTCGTCGCGTCCGTCACTTTCCATGCCATACTATGCTG GTTGCAGAGTATGGAGAAGGAAGAAAGATGGTGGGAGTTGTGAGAGGATGCGTTAAAACCGTGACTAGAGGAAACTCAATCTATGTCAAACTCGCTTATGTTCTTGGTCTTAGAGTTTCACCTTCCCATCg GAACTTAGGCATAGGAACAAAACTGGTGCAAACACTTGAAGAATGGTTTAAACAACAAGGCGCAACTTACTCGTACATGGCCACTGATTGTACCAACGAGTCTTCCATTAACTTGTTCACCAAGAAATGTTCCTACATCAAGTTCCGTACACCGACAATGCTGGTTCAACCGGTTCACGCCCATTCCAAACCAATTTGTTCAGATATCACAATCCTCCGGTTAACCACCAAAACCGCTGAATCAATCTACACCCGGGTTTTCAAAGACTCAGAGTTCTTCCCTCGTGACATCGACGCAATATTAACCAGCCGCAACAGCTTAGGAACGTTTATAGCGTTCCCAAAAGAAGAACACGGTCACAAATCTAACCGCTTAGACCGCGATTTCCCAACGGATTATGCGATATTAAGTGTATGGAGCACCAAAGATGTATTCAGGCTGCAAATGAAAGGCGTTTCCCGGTTAACTCACGCGTGCTGCTCCGGTTCGAGATTACTTGATTCTTGCATGCCGTGGATGAAACTACCCTCGTTCCCTAACGTGTTCGACAAGTTTTGGGTTTATTTCACGTACGGTATGCACATGGAAGGCAGAGACGGTCCACGGCTCATGAAAAGTTTATGCTATTTTGTTCATAACATTGGGAGACACGACGGAGGATGTGGAGCTGTTGCGACGGAGATTAGTCCTTTGGACCCGGTAGCTTCGGCTGTTCCTCATTGGAAACGGCTTTCGTGGGCTCAAGATCTTTGGTGCCTCAAGAAACTATCCGATGAACCTGAACTTTCCGATTGGAGTAGCtcaaaatcttcttcttctaacgTGATTTTTGTTGATCCTCGTGATATCTAA